In Methanocorpusculum vombati, a genomic segment contains:
- the tfrB gene encoding fumarate reductase (CoM/CoB) subunit TfrB, translating into MKVHISRFDPNTDAVPHTETYDVRVEDGARILNVLDAVRDEVDPTLGYRHCCRAGQCGSCAVRINGEPGLACMEEAHENDLIEPLELPRIRDLITDIAPVMAQLAWLNPGVAGGDAPVCGCEVTHETIEEIKPLRECIECYSCISSCPAFAASEYAGPTVMRQEQRLNLDPRDCGDRIEEAIAKGLFACTTCHKCVEVCPKGIETPRKAVEKLRAEAAKRGLSLPAHRALARLVEETGRSVERKETPFLERVPNVIEPEGEVRATVGFFVGCMFNGRVIQPALDAMEVLRKNGIRVVIPKDQVCCGSPLIRTGLSGFVPELMQRNIAAFVKAGVDTVLTMCAGCGSTLKNDYDTPFRVADITEYLCEIGFVPPEKVAGTYTYHDPCHLLRGQGISEQPRELLRSVAETFVDLPARCCGAGGGVKSGHPEEAAAIGAVRAEMVKKTGADFIVTVCPFCEFHLHQVTGLPVKNIATLLLEGYRR; encoded by the coding sequence GTGAAGGTACATATCTCGCGGTTTGATCCAAACACGGATGCTGTGCCGCACACGGAGACGTATGATGTCCGCGTTGAGGACGGGGCAAGGATTCTCAATGTTTTGGACGCGGTGCGGGACGAGGTCGATCCGACACTCGGCTACCGCCACTGCTGCCGTGCCGGCCAGTGCGGCTCCTGTGCCGTCCGGATCAACGGAGAACCGGGACTCGCCTGCATGGAAGAGGCACACGAAAACGACCTCATCGAACCGCTCGAACTGCCCCGCATCCGGGACCTCATCACCGACATAGCGCCCGTGATGGCACAGCTCGCCTGGCTGAATCCCGGAGTGGCCGGGGGCGATGCCCCCGTCTGCGGCTGTGAGGTGACGCACGAAACAATTGAGGAGATCAAACCCCTGCGCGAATGTATCGAATGCTACAGCTGCATCTCATCCTGCCCCGCGTTTGCAGCTTCCGAGTATGCGGGTCCGACTGTCATGCGGCAGGAACAGCGGCTGAACCTTGATCCGCGGGATTGTGGTGACCGCATCGAAGAGGCGATCGCAAAAGGACTGTTTGCCTGCACAACCTGCCACAAATGTGTGGAGGTCTGCCCGAAGGGAATCGAGACTCCAAGAAAAGCGGTGGAAAAACTCCGGGCCGAGGCTGCGAAACGGGGTCTGTCTCTTCCGGCGCACCGGGCGCTTGCCCGGCTGGTTGAAGAGACGGGACGGTCGGTCGAGCGGAAGGAGACGCCGTTCCTCGAACGCGTGCCGAATGTCATCGAACCCGAAGGCGAAGTCCGTGCCACGGTCGGGTTCTTCGTCGGCTGCATGTTCAACGGCAGAGTGATTCAGCCGGCACTGGATGCGATGGAGGTGCTTCGCAAAAACGGTATCCGCGTGGTCATCCCCAAAGATCAGGTCTGCTGCGGGTCGCCGCTGATCCGCACCGGTCTTTCCGGTTTTGTACCGGAGTTAATGCAGCGCAACATTGCGGCATTCGTGAAAGCCGGGGTTGACACCGTGCTCACCATGTGTGCCGGATGCGGCTCGACTCTCAAAAACGACTACGACACCCCGTTCCGGGTCGCCGACATCACCGAGTACCTCTGCGAGATCGGATTTGTCCCGCCAGAGAAAGTTGCCGGAACCTACACCTATCACGACCCCTGCCACCTGCTTCGCGGCCAGGGCATCAGCGAACAGCCGAGGGAACTCCTGCGAAGCGTTGCAGAGACCTTCGTCGACCTGCCGGCACGCTGCTGCGGTGCGGGAGGCGGCGTGAAGTCCGGTCATCCCGAGGAAGCCGCCGCCATCGGAGCCGTTCGTGCCGAGATGGTCAAAAAGACAGGAGCCGACTTTATTGTGACCGTCTGCCCGTTCTGTGAGTTCCACCTGCATCAGGTAACGGGACTCCCGGTGAAAAATATTGCAACGCTGCTGCTCGAAGGATACCGGAGATAA
- a CDS encoding metal-sensing transcriptional repressor — MDSPNLHRRLKKIIGQLNAIDKMIDEDVPCEDILIQINAAKSAMHKVGQIVLEGHLNHCVKDGIEHGDAEKTVAEFAKAIEHFSRMS, encoded by the coding sequence ATGGACTCTCCCAATCTCCACCGCCGGCTGAAAAAAATCATCGGACAGCTGAACGCAATCGATAAGATGATCGATGAGGATGTGCCGTGCGAGGACATTCTGATCCAGATCAATGCAGCAAAGTCGGCGATGCACAAAGTCGGGCAGATCGTGCTTGAGGGTCATCTGAACCACTGCGTAAAAGACGGCATCGAACACGGCGACGCAGAAAAAACCGTTGCCGAGTTCGCCAAAGCAATCGAGCATTTTTCGCGGATGAGCTGA
- a CDS encoding heavy metal translocating P-type ATPase: protein MLSKLRDEETRTVLFILVSGAAVLISFLWGKDLPADPAWIAIILCGIPIIIEAVTGLVTRFDIRADVLVSIALVASVLIGETFAAAEIAVIMQIGSYLEERTVAKARAGIEKLISLTPPVARIVQNGEEKIIAADTVQTGDVLRVLPGETIVSDGILLSGCTSIDQSVMTGESLPVDKQPDDEVFSGTVNQFGSFDMRATKVGEDSSLARMIRLVESADAGKAQIVRTADRWATWIVAAALTVAVITYLVTGDILRSVTVLVVFCPCAMVLATPTAIMAGIGNATKFGILIREGDALERLSMVRYLMFDKTGTLTYGKPEVTQVCSINPDISEEDLVSLAASAEIRSEHPLGKSIVRRYTGQHGTAPPQPDTFLMLPGRGVVAECGAVPVLVGNPKLFAEQDVFLPPELVSAADACVRNGATIMYVAANSRPAGFIALADQMREDAPSVVNAVRAMGVCPVLLTGDNQTAAARIATAAGISDVHAECLPAGKLEMIDRYQEDGIRVAMIGDGVNDAPALKRAFAGVAMGGIGSDIAVDAADVVLVRDDLRYIPHLFGLAKKVMQTIRINLALALLMNFVAIVLAVTGSIGPILGALIHNVGSVLVIINSALLLGWERTKK, encoded by the coding sequence ATGCTATCAAAACTGCGTGACGAAGAGACCCGGACCGTTCTGTTCATTCTCGTCTCGGGCGCGGCAGTTTTGATCAGTTTCCTCTGGGGAAAAGATCTTCCCGCAGACCCTGCCTGGATTGCAATCATTCTCTGCGGCATTCCGATCATCATCGAAGCGGTGACCGGACTTGTCACCCGTTTTGATATCCGTGCTGATGTTCTGGTATCCATCGCGCTCGTGGCTTCCGTTCTCATCGGCGAAACATTTGCCGCTGCGGAGATTGCTGTCATCATGCAGATCGGATCCTATCTTGAAGAACGGACGGTTGCCAAAGCACGCGCCGGTATTGAAAAACTGATCAGCCTCACACCTCCCGTCGCACGGATTGTGCAGAACGGCGAAGAAAAAATCATTGCCGCAGACACAGTACAGACCGGCGATGTCCTCCGGGTATTACCGGGCGAGACGATCGTCTCCGACGGCATTCTTCTTTCGGGATGCACATCCATCGATCAGTCGGTGATGACCGGCGAATCTCTGCCGGTTGACAAACAGCCGGACGACGAAGTCTTTTCCGGAACGGTCAACCAGTTCGGATCGTTTGACATGCGTGCGACGAAGGTCGGCGAGGACAGTTCCCTTGCAAGAATGATTCGGCTGGTCGAGTCTGCCGACGCGGGTAAAGCACAGATCGTCAGAACAGCCGACCGCTGGGCGACCTGGATTGTTGCCGCAGCCCTTACTGTTGCTGTTATCACCTATCTGGTTACCGGCGACATCCTCAGATCCGTTACCGTGCTTGTCGTGTTCTGCCCGTGTGCCATGGTACTTGCAACGCCTACGGCAATCATGGCCGGAATCGGCAATGCGACAAAGTTCGGCATTCTTATCCGGGAAGGCGATGCTCTCGAACGACTGAGTATGGTCAGATACCTGATGTTTGATAAAACCGGAACGCTGACCTACGGAAAACCGGAGGTTACGCAGGTGTGTTCCATCAATCCGGACATCTCCGAAGAGGATCTGGTATCGCTTGCCGCATCCGCGGAAATCAGATCAGAGCATCCTCTTGGAAAATCCATCGTTCGCCGGTACACCGGACAGCACGGAACTGCGCCGCCCCAGCCGGATACATTTCTGATGCTGCCGGGCAGAGGAGTTGTGGCAGAGTGCGGTGCGGTTCCGGTTCTCGTCGGAAATCCGAAATTGTTTGCCGAACAGGATGTTTTCCTCCCGCCTGAACTTGTCAGCGCGGCTGATGCATGTGTCCGGAACGGAGCAACAATCATGTACGTTGCGGCAAACAGCCGGCCGGCGGGGTTCATCGCACTGGCGGATCAGATGCGGGAGGATGCCCCATCGGTGGTGAATGCAGTTCGGGCAATGGGTGTCTGTCCCGTTCTCCTCACGGGTGACAATCAGACAGCCGCCGCCCGCATTGCAACGGCAGCGGGCATCTCCGATGTGCATGCAGAATGCCTTCCGGCCGGAAAGCTGGAGATGATCGACCGGTATCAGGAAGACGGCATCAGGGTGGCAATGATCGGTGACGGCGTGAACGATGCTCCGGCCTTGAAACGGGCATTCGCCGGAGTTGCTATGGGCGGGATTGGCAGTGATATCGCGGTGGACGCGGCGGATGTTGTTCTGGTACGCGACGATCTCAGGTACATTCCGCATCTGTTCGGTCTTGCAAAGAAGGTGATGCAGACCATCCGGATCAATCTGGCGCTCGCGCTTCTGATGAACTTCGTGGCAATCGTTCTTGCGGTGACCGGCAGTATCGGCCCGATTCTGGGAGCACTGATTCATAATGTGGGATCGGTGCTGGTTATCATCAACTCGGCGCTGCTGCTTGGCTGGGAGCGGACGAAAAAGTAA
- a CDS encoding SPL family radical SAM protein, producing the protein MQTVPAKSILSPYREYGWFASNYTANLYRGCPHACIYCDSRSACYGIDDFSVVRAKENALGVLERELSKKKRKGTILTGAMSDPYNPFERDQELTRGFLQLADRYRFGVVAITKSDLVCRDADLFAAIGAHSPAAVNITITAADDVLAKKIEPHVPRSSDRFHAIETLSAEDIVCGVILLPVLPFITDTKENISAIVSRAAEAGAAFVYAEKHFAVSLRDRQRAYFYDRLDAYFPGLRERYEREFGDQYWCGSPDTGLWDFFARECEAAGILWRHEEIDSLLSRQATDTQSTLFSP; encoded by the coding sequence ATGCAGACCGTTCCGGCAAAATCCATCCTCTCCCCCTACCGGGAATACGGATGGTTTGCCTCAAACTACACGGCAAACCTCTACCGTGGTTGTCCGCATGCCTGCATCTACTGTGACTCCCGGAGTGCGTGTTACGGCATCGACGACTTTTCCGTTGTCCGGGCGAAGGAGAATGCACTTGGTGTTCTTGAACGTGAACTGTCCAAAAAGAAACGGAAAGGCACCATTCTTACCGGTGCGATGAGTGATCCCTATAATCCGTTCGAGCGCGATCAGGAGCTGACGCGGGGGTTTTTGCAGCTTGCCGACCGTTACCGGTTTGGTGTTGTTGCGATCACCAAATCCGATCTCGTCTGCCGCGATGCGGATCTGTTTGCTGCAATCGGTGCTCATTCCCCCGCGGCGGTGAACATTACGATCACCGCCGCAGACGATGTACTCGCAAAAAAGATCGAGCCGCACGTCCCGCGGTCTTCGGATCGGTTCCATGCGATCGAAACACTTTCTGCGGAAGATATTGTGTGCGGTGTCATTCTTCTGCCGGTACTGCCGTTCATCACCGACACGAAGGAAAATATTTCCGCGATCGTCTCTCGTGCCGCAGAGGCGGGGGCCGCCTTTGTGTATGCGGAAAAACATTTTGCCGTCTCGCTTCGCGATCGTCAGCGGGCGTACTTCTACGACCGGCTTGATGCCTACTTCCCCGGTCTTCGCGAACGGTATGAGAGGGAGTTCGGCGATCAGTACTGGTGCGGGTCGCCGGACACCGGACTGTGGGACTTCTTTGCACGGGAGTGTGAGGCGGCGGGCATTCTCTGGCGGCATGAGGAGATCGATTCCCTGCTCAGCCGTCAGGCCACGGACACGCAGTCAACGCTGTTTTCGCCCTGA
- a CDS encoding SDR family NAD(P)-dependent oxidoreductase — protein sequence MTKAFAGKICIVTGGCSGIGLAVGEALLKRGAVVYLADLSEHNVERTREKMKAQSNARCAVVDVTRQEEIAGLIRSAAAENGRLDYLFNNAGIGATMPFERVTLATWEKVININLWGVIYGIDAAFPIMEKQGFGHIVNTSSLAGVIAPPYQAVYCASKYAVTGLGEALRYELAHKGIAVTTICPGNVATPIFGDAAPPEDAILPEDAAEIILAGVEQKKGIVIFPRNMDTFVRRGQMHPEEIEQWMFQEAEIRRKAYADHGNYY from the coding sequence ATGACCAAAGCGTTTGCAGGAAAAATCTGTATTGTAACCGGCGGATGTTCGGGGATCGGTCTTGCCGTTGGTGAGGCGCTGCTGAAACGCGGTGCGGTTGTGTATCTTGCCGATCTCTCAGAACACAATGTTGAGAGAACCCGCGAAAAGATGAAGGCACAGTCAAATGCCAGATGTGCTGTTGTCGACGTAACACGGCAGGAGGAGATTGCCGGTCTTATCCGCAGCGCGGCCGCGGAGAACGGGCGGCTGGATTACCTGTTCAACAACGCAGGTATTGGCGCGACGATGCCGTTTGAGCGGGTAACGCTTGCAACGTGGGAGAAAGTCATCAACATAAATCTCTGGGGAGTTATTTACGGCATTGATGCGGCGTTTCCGATTATGGAAAAGCAGGGATTCGGCCATATCGTAAACACCTCCTCCCTCGCAGGTGTGATAGCCCCCCCGTATCAGGCGGTGTACTGCGCAAGCAAGTATGCCGTCACCGGTCTTGGCGAGGCGCTGCGGTATGAACTTGCCCACAAGGGAATTGCGGTGACGACGATCTGCCCCGGCAATGTGGCAACACCGATCTTCGGTGATGCCGCACCACCGGAGGATGCAATTCTGCCGGAAGATGCAGCCGAAATAATTCTTGCCGGGGTTGAACAGAAGAAAGGAATCGTAATCTTCCCGCGGAATATGGACACATTTGTCCGCCGGGGACAGATGCATCCCGAAGAGATAGAGCAGTGGATGTTTCAGGAAGCCGAGATCCGCCGGAAGGCGTATGCGGATCACGGAAACTACTACTGA
- a CDS encoding phosphotransferase family protein yields the protein MTDETAFIQKYGNILGRGKTALICGTDDVVAKIYVEGFAKQEIFHEAYLMAQVEQSDLPVPKVYGIEQCGSRYVLKMGRAKGRSLGELLLTGEITPEACMDILTPLQVQMHQIQIPETFLPMKKSTLYTNIRYNPLLTDAEKEELLNLLGTLPDGHSLCHGDFHAGNVQSDGENYSILDWAEVSSGPAASDACRTYLDYKYLGKYLMPEELAERMAELFLEKYTAASGISRDEIFAWLPITAAGLYGFVQDKEMNQELRSVVLARGTQG from the coding sequence ATGACGGACGAAACAGCATTTATACAAAAATACGGAAATATCCTGGGCCGCGGGAAAACGGCACTGATCTGTGGAACAGATGATGTTGTCGCAAAAATTTACGTGGAAGGATTCGCGAAACAGGAGATATTCCATGAAGCTTATCTGATGGCCCAGGTGGAACAGTCTGACCTGCCGGTTCCCAAAGTGTACGGCATTGAGCAGTGCGGCTCACGATATGTACTGAAGATGGGCCGGGCCAAAGGCAGAAGTCTGGGAGAACTTCTCCTCACCGGAGAGATAACACCGGAAGCGTGTATGGATATACTAACTCCTCTGCAGGTACAGATGCATCAGATTCAGATCCCTGAAACCTTCCTCCCGATGAAAAAAAGCACATTATACACGAACATCAGGTACAACCCCCTGCTCACCGATGCAGAGAAAGAGGAACTGCTGAACCTGCTGGGCACTCTGCCGGACGGGCACTCCCTCTGTCACGGGGATTTCCATGCCGGAAACGTACAGTCGGACGGCGAAAACTATAGTATTCTTGACTGGGCGGAGGTCTCCTCCGGTCCTGCGGCCTCGGATGCCTGCCGGACTTATCTCGACTATAAGTATCTGGGAAAGTACCTCATGCCCGAAGAGCTTGCCGAACGGATGGCAGAACTGTTCCTGGAAAAATACACCGCGGCCAGCGGTATCTCCCGCGACGAGATCTTTGCCTGGCTGCCGATCACTGCGGCGGGACTGTACGGGTTTGTGCAGGATAAGGAGATGAATCAGGAACTGCGCTCCGTCGTACTGGCCAGAGGTACGCAGGGATGA
- a CDS encoding alpha/beta hydrolase, producing the protein MEKTIRIPFSGNNPILIRGRSSFLLAACVREKFPLIIETDTEELVQGIYPGDLIIVSAPEGGEIAPALYLLEMVKTYHTPVIALGKDHPASRRLSYVVSAAERIEMRCGIRRGTHPDQHLLCAADELTGMILYADGAELVIEHCRGEITAAVLAWNLSLTEEKMG; encoded by the coding sequence ATGGAAAAAACGATCCGAATCCCGTTTTCCGGGAACAACCCGATCCTCATCAGAGGACGCTCCTCTTTTTTACTCGCGGCATGCGTCCGGGAAAAATTTCCGCTGATCATCGAAACCGACACGGAAGAACTCGTACAGGGCATCTATCCGGGCGACCTCATCATCGTCTCCGCACCGGAAGGCGGCGAGATTGCACCGGCCCTGTACCTGCTGGAGATGGTGAAAACGTATCACACGCCGGTGATAGCCCTGGGAAAAGATCATCCCGCAAGCCGCAGACTCTCCTACGTCGTCTCCGCCGCAGAACGGATTGAGATGCGGTGCGGTATCCGGCGCGGCACACACCCCGACCAGCATCTGCTCTGTGCCGCAGACGAGCTCACCGGTATGATACTGTATGCCGACGGTGCAGAACTGGTGATCGAACACTGCCGCGGAGAGATCACCGCAGCAGTGCTCGCGTGGAACCTGTCTCTTACCGAAGAAAAAATGGGATAA
- the hpt gene encoding hypoxanthine phosphoribosyltransferase yields MADTIDVLIPEEKIDARIRELAKQIDTDYAGKSVTLLTTLKGACFFSCELAKRLTVPVFMEYIQAASYEGKTSTGTITMKLDVPVDSVAGKEVIIVEDVIDTGRTLSAVKELIRERRPASLAVCSLLDKHECRIVPFEGEYIGFTIGNDFVVGYGLDWDQKYRNLPYIGIVR; encoded by the coding sequence ATGGCAGATACTATCGACGTTCTGATTCCTGAGGAGAAGATCGATGCACGCATCAGGGAACTGGCAAAACAGATCGATACCGATTATGCCGGAAAGTCCGTGACGCTTCTGACCACGCTCAAAGGTGCCTGTTTTTTTTCCTGCGAACTTGCGAAGCGCCTGACCGTGCCGGTTTTTATGGAGTATATTCAGGCGGCGAGTTACGAAGGAAAAACCTCGACCGGCACCATCACCATGAAACTGGATGTCCCCGTCGATTCAGTTGCCGGAAAAGAAGTGATCATCGTAGAAGATGTCATCGATACCGGCAGAACGCTTTCCGCCGTCAAGGAGCTGATACGTGAACGAAGACCGGCGTCGCTTGCGGTCTGTTCCCTCCTTGACAAACACGAATGCCGCATCGTTCCGTTTGAAGGAGAGTATATCGGATTTACCATCGGCAACGACTTCGTCGTCGGGTATGGTCTGGACTGGGATCAGAAGTACCGCAACCTCCCCTATATCGGGATTGTGCGGTAA